A window of the Oncorhynchus mykiss isolate Arlee chromosome 15, USDA_OmykA_1.1, whole genome shotgun sequence genome harbors these coding sequences:
- the LOC110517721 gene encoding F-box/LRR-repeat protein 14: METHISCLFPEILAMIFSYLDVRDKGRVAQVCAAWRDASYHKSVWRGVEAKLHLRRANPSLFPSLQARGIRRVQILSLRRSLSYVIQGMPNIESLNLSGCYNLTDNGLGHAFVQEIPSLRVLNLSLCKQITDSSLGRIAQYLKNLEVLELGGCSNITNTGLLLIAWGLHRLKSLNLRSCRHVSDVGIGHLAGMTRSAAEGCLNLEYLTLQDCQKLTDLSLKHISKGLAKLKVLNLSFCGGISDAGMIHLSHMTSLWSLNLRSCDNISDTGIMHLAMGTLRLSGLDMSFCDKIGDQSLAYIAQGLYQLKSLSLCSCHISDDGINRMVRQMHELRTLNIGQCVRITDKGLELIADHLTQLTGIDLYGCTKITKRGLERITQLPCLKVLNLGLWQMTESEKVR, translated from the coding sequence ATGGAGACGCACATATCGTGCCTCTTTCCGGAAATTTTAGCCATGATTTTCAGCTACTTGGATGTAAGGGACAAAGGCAGGGTGGCCCAAGTGTGTGCTGCTTGGAGGGACGCTTCCTACCACAAGTCGGTGTGGAGGGGGGTGGAAGCCAAGCTGCATCTGCGGCGGGCCaatccttctctcttccccagcCTACAGGCCCGCGGAATCCGGAGAGTTCAGATTCTCAGCCTGCGGCGGAGCCTCAGCTACGTGATCCAGGGGATGCCAAACATCGAGAGCCTGAACCTGAGTGGCTGCTATAACTTAACGGATAACGGCCTGGGCCACGCGTTTGTCCAGGAGATCCCTTCCCTTCGGGTTCTAAACCTTAGTCTGTGTAAGCAGATCACGGACTCCAGCCTGGGCCGGATCGCCCAGTATCTGAAGAACCTGGAGGTTCTGGAACTGGGCGGGTGTAGTAACATCACCAACACGGGGCTGTTGCTCATAGCGTGGGGTTTACACCGGCTCAAGAGCCTCAATCTCCGCAGCTGCCGGCATGTGTCTGACGTGGGCATCGGGCACCTGGCGGGCATGACCCGCAGCGCAGCGGAGGGCTGTCTCAACCTGGAATACCTGACGCTGCAGGACTGTCAGAAACTTACGGATCTGTCCCTCAAGCACATCTCGAAGGGCCTGGCTAAGCTCAAAGTTCTCAACCTGAGTTTCTGTGGCGGGATCTCTGACGCAGGTATGATCCACCTCTCCCACATGACCAGCCTCTGGAGCCTTAACCTGCGCTCGTGCGACAACATCAGTGACACGGGCATCATGCACCTGGCCATGGGCACGCTGCGGCTCTCCGGGCTAGACATGTCCTTCTGTGACAAGATAGGGGACCAGAGTCTGGCTTACATCGCCCAGGGCCTGTACCAGCTCAAATCCCTGTCCCTGTGCTCGTGCCACATTAGTGACGATGGCATCAACAGGATGGTGCGCCAGATGCATGAGCTGAGAACCCTGAACATTGGACAGTGTGTGCGGATTACAGACAAAGGACTGGAGCTCATTGCCGACCACTTGACTCAGTTGACGGGGATCGATCTGTATGGATGTACTAAAATCACGAAACGGGGACTGGAAAGGATAACGCAGCTCCCATGCCTTAAAGTTTTGAATCTGGGACTTTGGCAGATGACAGAGAGTGAAAAAGTGAGGTGA